TCGGCCGTCCGCGGGCGCGAGTGACCCTTGCTCTCGCGGAATGCGTCTGATCGGCCGTCGTGCGCTCAGGGTTGTCGCCGCACGCGAGCCGCCGGGGGCGCGGATCGGATCATCGGGTCCGCGACCGGGTGCCGAACTGCCCCGTCGACGAGGACATCGCTGTCCACATCCTGTGGACAGTCGAATCGGCCAAATCCCTTGGAAATACTGGGGATTGGGGTTGTGTCTGTCGGTGGTCTTCGGTAGCATTCCTACATTCGTTCGAACCCCAGCCGGACCGCGAGGGAGGTGCCCGATGACCGTCCTCGACGACCCGGACACCACCGGCCCCGCAGGTTCGCACTGGGAGATCTACCTCGAGATGGGCAAGGCAGCCGTCGGCCCGCTGGATTGGCTCACCGGCCAGCCGAGCGTGCTGGCCCACGTCCTCAAGCGGCCGGTGCAGGCCACCGACGCGCTGCTGCTGAACAGGATCGACGTCGAGGCGATCAGCGAGCCGGCGGAGCTGATCGACTTCATCGCGGTCACCGCGCGGCTCGAGGCGCGGCTGGCCGCGATGCGACTCGCGGCCGAGGCGACATTCGCGGCCAAGGCGTGCCCGGACTCGACGAGCGCGCACGC
The genomic region above belongs to Frankiales bacterium and contains:
- a CDS encoding DUF222 domain-containing protein — its product is MRLIGRRALRVVAAREPPGARIGSSGPRPGAELPRRRGHRCPHPVDSRIGQIPWKYWGLGLCLSVVFGSIPTFVRTPAGPRGRCPMTVLDDPDTTGPAGSHWEIYLEMGKAAVGPLDWLTGQPSVLAHVLKRPVQATDALLLNRIDVEAISEPAELIDFIAVTARLEARLAAMRLAAEATFAAKACPDSTSAHASFADAAAEQEVAYATHNSMYGASKEIDRARALKELFPGFGAALAAGEITERHCAVLVDQTRHITDPEVLATIETQALEKARTLTPSELRRHLDKLIARHDPDATVRAHK